From a single Bryobacter aggregatus MPL3 genomic region:
- a CDS encoding EamA family transporter — translation MRWTLVSLIVLSTMACDYLQASAVKEHGEIAPGELSVFAKLFRQWRLALSIVFMALSFFSFTQLLAVADLSFAVPATALTIPAETFMARSVLRENVGWRRWAGAVLVAIGVFCLEL, via the coding sequence ATGAGATGGACTCTCGTCTCGCTGATCGTCCTCTCGACCATGGCCTGCGACTATCTGCAAGCAAGCGCAGTCAAAGAACATGGTGAGATTGCCCCTGGCGAGCTGAGCGTGTTCGCCAAGCTCTTCCGGCAGTGGAGACTGGCGCTCTCCATCGTGTTTATGGCCCTCAGCTTTTTCAGCTTCACCCAGTTGCTGGCTGTGGCAGACTTGAGTTTCGCCGTTCCTGCAACGGCTTTGACGATTCCCGCCGAAACATTTATGGCCCGTTCTGTATTACGGGAAAATGTAGGCTGGAGAAGGTGGGCGGGCGCCGTGTTGGTGGCAATCGGCGTATTCTGCCTCGAACTTTGA
- a CDS encoding sigma-E factor regulatory protein RseB domain-containing protein yields MKFDKLIYLAALLGTLVSCRTASKPIVFDPMSLGPSGATLKKYLDREEHPTPRPDSLVGVVKIEASLPNLNKKGEMVAEKTLAPNGTIDYEMRSFTGDNTIKKEVIGRYLSSEKEASATPSFGITAQNYRFKLKRRDRLKERNAVVFDLVPRKNAIGLFKGELWLDEDSGMPLRETGRLVKNPSVIFKTLDFTRDYDFKDGILYLAFQDSQADTRLIGKVLIRMEFDTPHYSSATLEKTHASLD; encoded by the coding sequence ATGAAATTTGACAAGCTAATTTACCTGGCGGCGCTTCTCGGGACCTTGGTGTCTTGCCGCACGGCATCGAAACCAATCGTCTTCGATCCCATGAGTCTGGGACCATCCGGCGCCACTTTGAAAAAATACCTCGACCGCGAGGAGCATCCAACGCCTCGTCCCGATTCGTTGGTGGGCGTCGTAAAAATCGAAGCCTCCCTGCCCAATCTCAATAAAAAGGGGGAAATGGTGGCAGAGAAAACACTGGCGCCAAACGGCACCATCGACTACGAGATGCGTTCCTTTACCGGTGACAACACGATCAAGAAGGAAGTGATCGGCCGCTACTTGAGCAGCGAAAAAGAAGCCTCAGCCACACCCAGCTTCGGTATCACCGCGCAGAATTACCGTTTTAAGTTGAAGCGGCGGGACCGGCTCAAAGAACGCAACGCCGTGGTCTTTGATCTGGTACCGCGAAAAAACGCGATCGGTTTATTTAAGGGCGAACTCTGGCTCGACGAGGATTCGGGCATGCCGCTACGAGAGACCGGCCGTCTGGTCAAGAACCCCTCCGTCATCTTCAAAACTCTCGATTTCACGCGTGATTATGACTTCAAGGACGGAATCCTCTATTTGGCCTTTCAGGATTCCCAGGCCGATACGCGCCTCATCGGGAAGGTGCTGATCCGGATGGAATTCGATACGCCGCATTACAGCAGTGCAACATTAGAAAAGACACATGCATCTCTCGATTAG
- the hpnI gene encoding bacteriohopanetetrol glucosamine biosynthesis glycosyltransferase HpnI: MIYLLSAIAVAAAVYQLTALLACLRQLLVRATPVRNLQSISILKPVRGLDPDFYEAIRSHAVQDYPVPFEILFGAADANDPSLAEIGRLRRDFPHLEIRVIHSTTQAANAKVGVLIDLAREARYPILLVNDSDILVPQGYLKKVVSPLDDPKIGIVTALYRATAHSTPGQWEALGIAIDFAPSVLVAPLVGIREFGLGATLVFRAADLQRIGGFHSIAEYLADDYQLARKITQLGKRSHMSEVVVETSIGDDSWDGVWKHQVRWARTIRVSRGDGYLGLPVTHTGLWILIAILSGAWSLALSLTILRWVTAFVGGVLVLRSPIALRGFWLAPLWDVWAFLVWMAGLTGNTVVWRDGVLKLTKDGRLLRQVS, from the coding sequence TTGATCTATCTCCTGTCAGCGATCGCTGTGGCGGCCGCGGTCTATCAGTTGACCGCGCTGCTGGCCTGTCTCCGCCAATTGCTGGTGAGAGCCACTCCGGTTCGCAATCTCCAATCCATTTCGATCCTCAAGCCGGTTCGAGGCCTGGACCCGGACTTTTACGAGGCCATTCGCTCGCACGCAGTCCAGGACTATCCCGTCCCCTTTGAGATTCTGTTTGGCGCGGCCGACGCCAATGACCCGAGCCTGGCCGAGATCGGGCGTCTGCGCCGCGACTTCCCTCATCTTGAGATTCGCGTCATCCATTCCACCACCCAGGCTGCCAATGCGAAGGTCGGCGTCCTGATCGATCTTGCCCGGGAAGCCCGCTATCCGATTCTGCTGGTGAATGACAGCGATATCCTGGTGCCCCAGGGTTATCTGAAGAAAGTTGTTTCGCCCCTCGACGATCCCAAGATCGGGATTGTCACAGCACTGTACCGCGCCACGGCACACAGCACCCCCGGCCAATGGGAAGCCCTCGGGATCGCAATCGATTTTGCGCCAAGTGTCTTGGTCGCGCCGCTGGTCGGCATCCGGGAATTCGGCCTGGGAGCGACCCTCGTGTTTCGCGCCGCCGACCTGCAGCGCATCGGCGGCTTCCATTCCATCGCCGAATATCTGGCAGACGACTATCAGCTCGCGCGCAAGATCACCCAGCTCGGCAAACGTTCGCATATGTCCGAAGTTGTCGTCGAGACCTCAATCGGCGACGATAGCTGGGATGGGGTCTGGAAGCATCAGGTGCGCTGGGCAAGAACGATTCGGGTCTCGCGCGGCGATGGCTATCTCGGACTCCCGGTCACTCATACCGGTCTCTGGATCTTGATTGCAATCCTCTCGGGGGCCTGGAGTCTGGCGCTCAGTCTGACGATACTCAGATGGGTGACTGCTTTTGTTGGAGGCGTTTTGGTTCTGCGCAGCCCGATTGCGTTGCGTGGATTCTGGCTTGCCCCGTTGTGGGACGTATGGGCCTTTCTGGTCTGGATGGCCGGGCTAACGGGAAATACCGTGGTCTGGCGAGACGGCGTACTGAAGCTAACAAAGGATGGTCGACTACTCCGGCAGGTGTCATAA
- a CDS encoding methyltransferase domain-containing protein — METTYPLPDIDHRIAWDAIAPFYERHWGTAFFDSACDLFLVSLQSRVREDAQILDLCCGTGDFAQWLDARGLRVTGVDNSAPFLASARAKLPSVDFYEADMGSFRLQRRFDAITCFYNSINQALTAASLRAVLHTVREHLAPGGYFLFDVIEEQGYLEFWESEDVVEHEGRHCELHYRYDRIAQLATCQAAIRENGTEPLVEFTLYQRPIRRQEIREELRRAGFLVDSIRAVRKDVPRRGRLAVLARVAQ; from the coding sequence CTGGAGACGACGTACCCACTCCCCGACATTGACCATCGAATTGCCTGGGACGCCATTGCACCCTTCTACGAGCGCCATTGGGGCACCGCGTTTTTCGACAGCGCCTGCGATCTGTTTCTCGTTTCTCTCCAATCCCGGGTGCGGGAGGACGCGCAGATTCTCGATCTCTGCTGTGGCACGGGAGACTTTGCCCAGTGGCTCGATGCTCGTGGTCTGCGGGTGACCGGGGTCGACAATTCCGCGCCGTTTCTCGCTTCTGCGCGCGCCAAGCTCCCCTCTGTCGATTTCTATGAAGCGGACATGGGCTCCTTCCGATTGCAACGGCGATTCGATGCCATCACCTGTTTTTACAACAGCATCAACCAGGCGCTGACGGCGGCCTCGTTACGCGCAGTGTTGCATACGGTGCGCGAGCATCTGGCGCCGGGAGGCTATTTTCTCTTCGATGTGATTGAGGAGCAGGGCTATCTGGAGTTTTGGGAGTCTGAGGATGTGGTGGAGCACGAGGGGCGTCATTGCGAACTGCACTACCGCTACGACCGCATCGCGCAGTTGGCCACTTGCCAGGCGGCGATCCGCGAAAACGGGACGGAGCCGCTGGTGGAGTTTACGCTCTACCAACGGCCGATCCGGCGCCAGGAGATTCGGGAAGAATTGCGCCGGGCTGGCTTCCTCGTCGATTCGATTCGGGCCGTACGAAAGGATGTGCCGCGACGCGGACGTCTGGCCGTTCTGGCTCGCGTCGCCCAATAA
- a CDS encoding tetratricopeptide repeat protein: MSWSRFLSCSVLSAAMLAAQAQSGSPTGGSAAPATGAGTGATTGNGGNTSGGRSGSLGGRPTPDFPNQLPQPGTDSSETRPIFLSGKVRMDDGSAPPESVVIERLCTGRGNPVQEAYTDQKGNFSFQLGQRMGMMTDASSGGFGSMGAPEISGPNGRGGINERDLLGCELRASLPGYRSSVVSLAGRRSLDSPDVGIIILRRLADVSGFTTSATSLMAPKDAKKAMDKARAALKKNKLPDAQKELESAVNLHPKFAEAWYELGRVQSMQNQMDLARQSYVKSVEADEKYVRPYLGLAVLEAQQQKWGEVKQLTEKVIKLNRYDFPSAFLYGAIANYNLQQHEQAEKLCRAGLDIDQFHSLPKMSHLLGILLAEKQDFKGASEQLSAYLKMAPKAPDVETVKKQLADIDGKIAHVNP, translated from the coding sequence ATGTCCTGGTCACGGTTTCTCTCTTGTTCTGTGCTGAGTGCGGCAATGCTTGCCGCGCAAGCGCAATCCGGCTCTCCAACAGGCGGCAGTGCGGCTCCGGCAACGGGTGCTGGCACGGGGGCCACCACTGGCAACGGCGGCAACACGAGTGGCGGACGGAGCGGAAGCTTAGGTGGCCGGCCGACGCCTGACTTCCCGAACCAACTCCCTCAACCGGGTACCGATTCGAGTGAGACCCGGCCTATTTTCCTGTCCGGAAAAGTGCGCATGGACGACGGCTCGGCGCCGCCTGAATCTGTTGTCATCGAAAGACTCTGTACGGGGCGCGGCAATCCTGTCCAGGAGGCCTATACCGATCAGAAAGGGAACTTCAGTTTCCAACTCGGACAGCGGATGGGCATGATGACGGACGCCAGCAGTGGCGGGTTTGGTTCCATGGGTGCGCCGGAGATCTCAGGTCCCAATGGCCGCGGTGGCATCAATGAACGCGACCTGTTGGGTTGCGAATTGCGAGCCTCGCTCCCTGGTTATCGCAGCAGTGTCGTTAGTCTGGCAGGACGCCGCAGTCTGGATAGTCCCGATGTGGGCATCATCATTCTGCGCCGCCTGGCCGATGTCAGTGGCTTTACCACCAGTGCCACATCCCTGATGGCGCCGAAGGATGCCAAAAAGGCGATGGACAAAGCCCGCGCGGCATTGAAGAAGAACAAGCTGCCTGATGCGCAGAAGGAACTGGAGAGCGCCGTCAACCTGCATCCGAAGTTCGCCGAGGCCTGGTATGAGCTGGGCCGTGTGCAATCCATGCAGAATCAGATGGACCTGGCGCGCCAGAGCTACGTCAAATCTGTGGAAGCTGACGAGAAGTATGTCCGGCCCTATCTGGGCCTTGCGGTGCTCGAAGCACAGCAGCAAAAGTGGGGCGAGGTCAAGCAGCTCACCGAGAAGGTGATCAAGTTGAATCGATATGACTTCCCTTCTGCTTTTCTCTATGGCGCGATTGCGAACTACAACTTGCAGCAGCACGAACAGGCCGAAAAACTCTGCCGGGCCGGCTTGGACATCGACCAGTTCCACTCGCTCCCCAAGATGTCTCATCTCCTTGGGATTTTGTTGGCCGAGAAGCAGGATTTCAAAGGGGCTTCAGAGCAGTTGAGCGCCTATTTGAAGATGGCGCCGAAGGCGCCTGATGTAGAAACGGTGAAGAAGCAGCTTGCCGACATTGATGGCAAGATCGCGCACGTCAACCCATAG
- a CDS encoding metallophosphoesterase family protein — MNILFFSDIHTDWAALHRLLDLEADYYFCLGDLVSWRKHLNLAGEILQRRAGKTFVIPGNHESASDIEDLCNQYGLENLHGKTKNLGGVSIAGLGFSNPTPFHTPGEFTEEELEQQLARLRPSILWFSPAIALRKTRLSTLVPGAGTLVLPLSRALLSRFPRVIFCAVTSMRPPGSPRNWEAEEGRQVLTWASGAIFSI; from the coding sequence ATGAACATCCTCTTTTTTTCAGACATCCATACCGATTGGGCCGCATTGCACCGGCTTTTGGATCTCGAGGCGGATTACTATTTCTGCCTGGGTGATCTGGTCTCCTGGAGGAAGCATCTCAACCTTGCCGGGGAAATCCTCCAGCGGCGAGCTGGAAAAACTTTCGTGATTCCCGGCAACCATGAGTCTGCTTCCGACATCGAAGATCTGTGTAATCAATATGGCTTGGAAAATCTGCATGGGAAGACAAAGAATTTAGGAGGCGTATCGATTGCGGGTTTAGGCTTTTCGAACCCGACCCCGTTCCATACCCCTGGTGAGTTCACTGAAGAGGAGCTGGAGCAGCAACTTGCCCGTTTGCGGCCCTCCATCCTTTGGTTCTCGCCTGCCATTGCCCTCCGAAAGACACGCCTCTCGACCTTGGTCCCGGGGGCCGGCACTTTGGTTCTTCCTCTGTCGCGAGCTTTATTGAGCAGGTTTCCCCGCGTTATTTTTTGTGCGGTCACATCCATGAGGCCGCCGGGGTCTCCGCGCAATTGGGAAGCCGAGGAAGGACGACAGGTGTTAACGTGGGCAAGCGGGGCTATCTTCTCGATCTGA
- the hpnJ gene encoding hopanoid biosynthesis associated radical SAM protein HpnJ yields MRTLFLNPPSFEGFDGGASSRWPATREIESYWYPVWLCYPAGLLPDSKVVDAPPHKISIEDTVAMAKDFELLVLFTSTPGFHVDVKIAEMMKDVNPKMQVCFVGPPVTVEPEKTMLASKAIDFIVRREFDYQIVNYAKGTPLSELPGVSYRKDGGLMHNPEGGYIENLDELPWVTKVYKRDLDFRNYNVPFLLNPFISFYTSRGCPAMCTFCLWPQTHSGHRWRLRSVKDIANEVAWALENFTGLKEIFFDDDTFNYKKERTIELCKELKKLNFTWSCTSRVTTDRETLAAMREAGCRLMIVGYESGAPQILKNIKKGATVDMAERFTKNAHELGLTVHADFIVGLPGETRETIQQSIDFAKKLDCETIQVSIAHPYPGTEFYDYAQKNNLIQLNASMTDELGHQLPTVIYPGLDRAELVDSVERFYGEYYFRPKAAWRVVKKAIFSTEERRRLVKEAREYLALRKKRKKFVADQKALKESSYAATGD; encoded by the coding sequence ATGCGCACACTCTTTTTGAATCCGCCTTCGTTTGAAGGTTTTGATGGCGGCGCTAGCTCCCGCTGGCCCGCGACTCGCGAAATCGAAAGCTACTGGTACCCGGTATGGCTCTGCTATCCGGCCGGTCTGCTCCCGGATTCGAAAGTAGTAGACGCGCCGCCGCACAAGATCTCCATCGAGGACACCGTCGCCATGGCGAAGGACTTCGAGTTGCTTGTACTCTTCACCTCGACCCCTGGCTTCCATGTGGACGTCAAGATCGCCGAGATGATGAAGGACGTCAACCCGAAGATGCAGGTCTGCTTTGTCGGCCCGCCGGTCACGGTGGAGCCGGAAAAGACGATGCTTGCCTCCAAGGCCATCGATTTCATTGTGCGCCGTGAGTTTGACTACCAGATCGTCAATTACGCGAAGGGTACGCCGTTGTCGGAACTGCCGGGGGTCAGCTATCGCAAAGATGGCGGACTGATGCACAATCCCGAAGGCGGCTACATCGAGAACCTCGATGAGCTGCCCTGGGTCACCAAGGTCTATAAGCGCGACCTCGACTTCCGCAATTACAACGTACCCTTCCTGCTCAACCCCTTCATCAGCTTCTATACCTCGCGCGGCTGCCCGGCCATGTGCACCTTCTGCCTCTGGCCGCAGACGCACTCCGGTCATCGTTGGCGCTTGCGCTCGGTGAAAGACATCGCGAATGAAGTGGCCTGGGCGCTCGAGAACTTCACCGGACTCAAGGAAATCTTCTTCGACGACGACACCTTCAACTACAAGAAGGAACGTACGATCGAACTCTGCAAAGAGCTGAAGAAGCTGAACTTCACCTGGAGCTGCACCAGCCGCGTCACCACCGACCGCGAAACGCTGGCTGCCATGCGCGAAGCTGGTTGCCGCCTCATGATTGTCGGCTACGAATCGGGCGCACCGCAGATTCTCAAGAACATCAAAAAAGGCGCTACCGTCGACATGGCCGAGCGCTTCACCAAGAACGCGCATGAGCTGGGCCTCACCGTACACGCCGACTTCATCGTCGGTCTGCCGGGCGAAACCCGCGAGACCATCCAGCAAAGTATCGATTTCGCAAAGAAACTCGATTGCGAGACCATCCAGGTTTCGATTGCACATCCCTATCCGGGCACCGAATTCTACGATTACGCGCAGAAGAACAATCTCATCCAGTTGAACGCCTCGATGACCGACGAATTGGGCCACCAGTTGCCCACCGTCATCTATCCGGGCCTCGACCGGGCCGAGTTGGTCGATTCCGTCGAACGCTTCTACGGCGAATATTACTTCCGTCCGAAGGCTGCCTGGCGCGTCGTAAAGAAGGCCATCTTCTCCACCGAAGAACGCCGCCGCCTGGTGAAGGAAGCTCGCGAATACCTTGCCCTCCGCAAGAAACGCAAGAAGTTTGTAGCCGATCAGAAGGCTCTGAAAGAGTCCAGCTACGCCGCTACCGGCGACTAG
- a CDS encoding tetratricopeptide repeat protein, producing the protein MRNLILIAMVALALDSMSGAQSAKADSAKAKKAMDRALQLEESGKLEEAFKACTEAIEADTDYAIAWRERGKIRWTLGEAEFGAADLNRSLALDPNDAEAWMLRGDILAGANQLEEALSDYTKAVSFGRESAQLYAARAVTLVKLKRYDKAIEDFGRAIKLRLDAPQPYKDRGVTYTIQGRFQDALEDYNRAIALKPDYAEAYLERGYVYGQLGQFERAIPDFTTVLRTQPDNSKAYTLRGAAYQQMGQPQAAVIDYSEALKRQPNAVSVLLARGAAYSEMRQFDASLADRNRAVELSPQSAEVYIARGGAYHLMGDHKKGFADRDRAIALNPKMAEAWLARGSAYFLTDNFEKAKSDLQEALKLNPDLEEAKEVLARTEEKIAAAKAAQKAAARPESDLSAIQTLAEKQAVEAPPAISIRPAPENPPKVTAAQTMAAKPVATPALPPQPVSPEIKVPEPPQDADAKQGLSAENMNFLARELSQTGDFRGASDMFSLAIAKKPDFAQAYNGRGYAQMRLGEWKQAEESFTLALKYNPKYANAYANRAVVRQKLGDIAGSQQDSAMSKQFGPSR; encoded by the coding sequence ATGCGAAATTTGATTCTCATCGCGATGGTAGCTTTGGCTCTGGATTCGATGAGCGGCGCTCAGTCCGCCAAGGCCGACAGCGCCAAGGCGAAAAAGGCGATGGATCGCGCCTTACAGCTTGAGGAATCGGGCAAGTTGGAAGAGGCTTTCAAGGCCTGTACGGAAGCAATCGAAGCCGACACCGACTATGCCATAGCCTGGCGGGAGCGCGGCAAGATCCGCTGGACACTCGGTGAAGCGGAATTTGGAGCTGCCGACCTCAATCGCTCTCTCGCGCTCGACCCGAACGACGCCGAAGCCTGGATGCTGCGCGGCGATATTCTGGCCGGGGCCAATCAGCTCGAAGAAGCGCTCAGTGACTACACCAAGGCCGTGAGCTTTGGTCGCGAATCTGCCCAGCTCTATGCCGCGCGCGCGGTCACGCTCGTCAAGCTCAAGCGCTATGACAAGGCAATTGAGGACTTTGGCCGGGCAATCAAGCTCCGTCTCGACGCCCCCCAGCCATATAAAGATCGCGGCGTCACCTACACGATCCAGGGCCGCTTTCAGGATGCGCTCGAAGACTACAACCGCGCCATTGCGCTGAAGCCGGACTACGCCGAAGCTTATCTCGAGCGCGGCTATGTCTATGGCCAACTGGGCCAGTTTGAGCGGGCGATTCCGGACTTCACCACCGTTCTCAGAACTCAACCCGATAACAGCAAGGCCTATACGCTACGCGGGGCAGCCTACCAGCAGATGGGGCAGCCGCAGGCAGCAGTGATCGACTATTCGGAAGCTCTCAAGCGCCAACCGAATGCGGTAAGCGTTCTGCTCGCCCGCGGGGCCGCCTATTCCGAAATGCGGCAATTCGACGCCTCACTGGCCGACCGGAACCGGGCCGTCGAGCTGTCGCCCCAATCCGCCGAAGTCTACATAGCCCGCGGCGGCGCTTACCATCTGATGGGTGATCACAAAAAGGGCTTTGCCGATCGGGACAGAGCGATTGCACTGAATCCGAAGATGGCCGAAGCGTGGCTCGCGCGCGGCAGTGCGTACTTTTTAACCGATAACTTTGAAAAAGCAAAGAGCGATCTGCAAGAAGCGCTGAAGCTGAACCCCGATCTCGAAGAGGCGAAGGAAGTGCTGGCGCGTACCGAAGAAAAAATCGCCGCAGCCAAGGCAGCGCAGAAGGCGGCCGCCCGTCCGGAATCGGACCTATCGGCCATCCAGACCCTCGCAGAGAAGCAGGCAGTGGAAGCTCCGCCCGCGATTTCCATCCGTCCCGCGCCGGAGAATCCTCCCAAAGTGACCGCAGCCCAGACCATGGCCGCCAAGCCGGTCGCCACCCCGGCACTGCCGCCGCAACCGGTAAGCCCGGAAATCAAAGTTCCCGAACCGCCGCAGGATGCGGACGCTAAACAGGGCCTGTCCGCGGAGAATATGAACTTCCTGGCTCGGGAATTGAGCCAGACGGGCGACTTCCGCGGCGCTTCCGACATGTTTTCGCTGGCGATTGCGAAGAAGCCGGACTTTGCGCAGGCCTATAACGGCCGCGGCTACGCTCAAATGCGCCTGGGGGAATGGAAACAGGCAGAGGAAAGCTTCACCCTCGCGCTCAAGTACAACCCCAAGTACGCGAATGCCTACGCCAACCGTGCCGTGGTTCGCCAGAAGCTCGGGGATAT